The Macrobrachium rosenbergii isolate ZJJX-2024 chromosome 12, ASM4041242v1, whole genome shotgun sequence region TACTGAGTATATCACAGTATAATGCTGGTTTTAAATACTGTAcgcaaaatcaattttatttccagtttgtaaaataaattctataaaCTACAACAAGCATTAAGTTATAAAGCCGAAAAGGATTCTTTAGGATTCTTTAGAAAATCTTACTGAACTTGTCAAGTTCATGATCGTTCTTGATTAGTTAACTTTTGCTGTATTAAAGACAAGGTTTGCAATATTTAACTCTCTCATTCTGTATCAGAAACAAGGTTTGCAATAATTAAAACTCTTTGGCCGTATTAAAGAGAAGGATGGCAATACATTTCTTATTGTCCAATGGAAGCCAATGGAAGCCCGTTCAGATAAACACTACCCGAGGCCCTTCTGATGCagatacctacacacacacagtgtgtgtgtgtgtgtgtgtgtgtgtattgtataaatatataaactatatatatataaatgtatatatgtatatattgtacaaatatataaactatatatatatatatatatatatatataatatatatatatatatatatacataaatgtatatatataaatatacattatatgtacaggTACTGAAAATAAGATACTGGAAATAATTATTgctgcatttcatttatttttgtgagaatATTCAGCCTTTAAGAATGCTTTCATAAGAGTGGTACTCTGTGGACTCTTTGTAGTATGAATGGCAATAAACTTACATAACGTTTTGATGGATTATcagtatacaaacaaaataaagaggaaaattgtgcatatatattagttttttctgtttaacattggggaataataaaacatttttgataattaagttttatttgaattaaagTCAAGATGGAAAATAAGGAGGAAACTTGGACGAAATATAGGGACATTTGAGAAATTACTTTCCATGTAAATATATCAGTTATAACTGAATTGTAAATAATAAGATGTCTTCATTGGTTATGGTGTTTTGTCTTTTAATTGTAACCCTTGGCTTCGTACATATAGCTGCTCCAGGTCGGGTTTGCTCCTTGTTGtactttattaatgttaatttctttaattattgtatatattttaaaataaaagcaaaaacacttTCATTAAAGCAAGGCACAGATTGTGTAACTTGCAACCTTACTAAATAATTGGATACAGCTCTCTGAACAACGTTTCGGCTCTTATGCCAGAGTTTCAGTTCTGTTGTTAGCACTTCTAGTAGACTTTAGCGCAAGACCGATTACTATGCTCAGGTGACATTTCCTCAGAGTCCATTGCATTTGAGTACGAGGAATGACTAGAGAGCCTTCTAATGTTCACTTTTGAGAACTTCTGAATAATACAAAGCACAGATTATATATCAACATCGCTAAAAATACTTGAACTCATCTGGATAGAGCTCTCTATAACGTATTCGTCCTATTGCCAGAGTTCCAGTTCCGTTGTTGGTACTTCTAGTAGACATAATTTGTTTAGTGCAAGGCTTATTATTATGCTCAGGTGATATTTCCCCAGAGTCCATTACATTTGAGCACAATGAATGACTCGAGCGCCTTGTGGTGTTCACTTTTGAGAACTTCTGAATATTGCAAGGCATGGATTGTACGTCTGCAACTTCGCCAGTAAAATACTTTAACTCATCTGAATAGAGCTCTCTATAACGTATTCGTCCTATTGTTATAATTCCAGTTCTGTTGTTGCCGCTTCTAGTAGGCATAATTTGTTTAGTGCAGGACTGATTATAATGCTCAGGTGACATTTCCCCGAAATCCATTGCACTTGAGTGCGAGGAATGACTCGAGCCCCTTCTGGTTTTCTCCTTTGAGAACTTCTGAGGAATACAAGGCACAGACTGCGTGCCTGCAACTTCCCCAGTAAAGTACTTTAACTCATCTGGATAGAGCTGTCTGTAATGCACTCGTGCTTTCTCCAGAGTTCCAGTTCCATTGTTGGCACTTCTAATAGACATAATTTGTTTAGCACAAGACTGATTATGATGCTCAGGTGATATTTCCCCAGAGTCCGTTGCACTTGAGTGTGAGGAATGACTCGAGTGCCTTCCAATGTTCATTGTTGAAAACTTCTGAATCAATAAAGCAACATCAGAATCTCTTCGTTCTATCCTGAAATCATCAGAAACTTGCAGGTTACCTGTTGTAAAAACTGTTCCCTTACAGCAAAAGGTCTCATTGTCATTGCCTATGGGACTAGAAATATAGTGATTGTCTACATGAGAAGCATGGCTGTGTGTGAAATCCTCTGGGGCTTTTCTGTTCAATCTATAGTTGCTCGAAAGGAAGTTCCCTTTTtccatatttctaaatttttcagttaataataCAACATCAGAGTGTCTTCTGCCAACTCTGCAAGTGTCCGGCCATTCTTCCGATAGGTGTAGCCTGTTGCTGTTATTTTGTGAATCTTGGTTATTATCCTCGGAGTATTCATGTTGACTTCCCCATTTCCCACTGTTTGAATCTAAACACAGGGAGTATCTTTTGCCACtcattttgttaaatttcttgATCAAGTCAGTGACATCAGATTTTCTCCGACCCTGATCAGGCACTTCAAGTGAAGATGAATTTGACATGGATGCGTTTTGCTGAACTGTTTCATTATTGGAGATAACTGATGTGATATAAGCTTTAGGCGtaattatatcagtaaaatttGACATATTTAGTCTTTCATTGGAAGGGTATTGATTTTCTGTTGGTGTTGCACTTTGATTTAAACTATCAGAATTCTCAAATGAATTTAAACACACTGTTCGGAACGACAGATCATGATCCATAACACTTTCCTCTAGTTCTGAATTTATTGCCAGGAAATCCATCGTTTTTTGAGGGCCATTGATCATATTAAAATCtgaatcaataaaagaaaagtttaggCACTCTTTTTCTAGATTTGCTTGGCTCTCGGTATTATCATGGTACTGAATAATTCCAGAAGTCTGTTGTgcaaaatacttatttttgagGAATGggctttcatttacatattctctTAGAATACTGCGGTCTAATTCTGATTCCCAGCTGTCAGGAGAATTGCCAGAGTTACTGATGAAGCTGCCATTTTGGTTCTTAATGTCATTATCATGTTTAGAACTCGGTGGGTTATAAAAGCTATTCACTTCTTTTACAGGATAAACGAAGTTTTTGCTGAAGTAATTCATCTCATCGGGAAAAATTTCTCGACATTTGTTTGCCAATTTAGAAGAAATTTCAGCAGTGTTAGCTGTTTTCTTTAGGTTTCGAGATTCTGAATGGGGAGAGAGACCGTTTTTCTTTTGCCGAAGGCTTTCCACACTTGGAGGCGATTCCCTTTGATTACTTAGTGAACTGACCAATTTTCTCTTAATGGTTCCACTTGTGAGCTTATTCTCAGAGAAACTGTGTGTTGTCCTAGCGTCTTTATTTCGGTAAATTTCGTTTGTGGTTGTGGAGGTGACAGAGGCCGTAGCAGGCAACGTTGTTTCTTGTGGTGGGCATCCATTCATACTTTCCTGatctagaagttcaacattattTTTCGATTCTTTCCAACCTTGTGTGATTAAGCCATCGGATGCTGATCGTTGGTGTTTCCTCTGCAATATCTGGGAATATTTACAGCAACGCGGAAAAGCTCTAACAGAATTGTTACCAGGGTCAATAGAGTGGCTGTCATTGTCAGCCGTTACTTTGTGTGAAGACGAGGTTTTTTGCCTTCCAGCATTTTTCACAGAGACTGCCAATGAAGGGGTACTACTTACAACTTCATGTGTTGTAATTGTGTTTATTTTGCTGGCCAAACTTGCTGAAGCGTATCGAGTCAAAGGTTGTTCAGCTTTTGCAGGACAATCAACCAATGGCAATTTCTTTTTAAGCCTTGGTTCGTTGTTCGAAGCATCACGATGCAGCATATTGTCTGCCACATCAACATCTTCATCCATGTACTGCGCGATACACAAATTAAGCCCTCCTCCTATAGTATTGAAGGTAGGAGGTGCTGAGGCCAGTTTTTCCCATTTGTCTTCGTTCGActtctgaaatgaaattaaaagtcactgtatttaaatgtaaaataagactGCAGGTATATGAAATGAAAAGCCAGAAAATGCAATGGAagtttaatttcatgaaaatgttATTACAACTCCATAAATGTATAAGGGAGGAAAATGGTCATGGTTAGTGAAAGAAGCAATTCCGATTTCGTTTCGGAGGGGGACAGTAAAGTACAGCGTTATTACTTGTGAAGCTTATGcgttttctttcaaaaatgaatgcttttgtatgtgtatgtagccGGTTGTCTTGAGCggagataaatttttttattctgtccagTATACCCAGTGCACTGCTGCTTCAAGGAAGCAGGTTAGATCACAAGTGGTCAGCTTTCCGAGGGGGTGAGTTAGTTCTTTCGTCTGCCCAGAGTATTTGGTCAACAACAGGAAATTGGAAGTTTTACGGGTCTTTCCCGGACGCTTAATTGTTAAGAGCCATTAATCTAAAAAAGATGTCTACACCTAAGCAATTCTGTTTATAATTCTTGTATCCGGGAATCCGTGTGGAATATCGGAAATAACTTTATTTCCGAGTGCAGTGTTTCCAAAGAGTGatctttattttatgttcaagggtaaaatatatttattcaatgaaCGTATCGCTGTGAATCGCATATACTTGAAAGAAATAGACTAAATTTCGTTTGTACCTCAGAAGGGACGCTATCGCTTCAAGTGAATTGATCATTTATGATGAATAGTCTGTTTTAAGGTTttggaagcagcagcagcagctataAAACAGTCAACGCTGGATTACAGCCCTCCCTTATTTCGGTCATTTTTGTGGAGTTTAAGTGATAGCGATACCATAAAAATATGGCTCCCATCTAATGTAAAGTGATGTGATCCAAGAAAGTGCAGAGGTAATCACGTGAAGTGCTGGTAAATGTAATTTTCGAGGTAAATAAGATACACTCAAACTTTCGAATTCTTGCCGGTTCATCTCTACTGTAAGCCCTGAGGCTAATTGGCTCGGGTGTTTACATTCATCGAATCCGTTTTCTATTGTCCCACTTACATTCTCTTGTGTTACAgctcaaaatataattataaattggGGAGTTGTCATTTGTTAAGGAGAAGACTCCATCGGTTTGCCGTTTTCAACTTCATTAGTGACAGTGGAGTTGGATGGTAATGAAAACGAATGTAAGTAATGTTATTGGTATATAgaacattagtaaaaataaaatagtcgTAAATTTTAATTCAGAAGAGGCTTTTGCAGGAGTCGTACGAGAATATGAGGATAAGGTTCTTCAATTAAATGAGGTGGAAAATGTTGTCAATCTTAGTTCATCTGTGACGTTTGTATCGATAAGGAACGTCCCTTTCGAAATGTCCGACCGAGATTGTCATATCGGTTGTAAGTAGAAATGGACAAGTGGAGAGTATAAGACTATATGGGTCCCTTCCCTGGCCTGTTGAACGGGACTTAGGTTGCTAAATTGAGACTTGGGGAGAACATCCCCCCATCCGTCAATATTAGTGGATTTAATATTACCATCTTTTATAATGGACAGAGGCGAACTTGTTACAGATGTGGGCAAGCAAATCACCTAGTTTTAGACTGTGCAAATGAGATAAAGCAATTGTGCAGATTAAATGAGGAAAAGTTTCCCAGTGTGacacaaaggaatacaaaaaaggaaagcCCAGAATTAGTAAACACTGAAGTTGAAGGAAAGTAAGCGGCAGATACAGATGAAACTGATGAAGAAATAACGAGCTGAATACAGCGATGAAGAGAGCAGGGAGGGAGAGACTGCTCTACCATGGGTCTCACTATACGAAGAAGAAATCAGGAGCGAAAGAGAAGCTATTATTGGCGAACACGGTAGCAACGATGAAACGGATGAAGAGACGAATGTTCTGCTTACCCAGTCCGAGAATGAGTGACCAGTTCAAGTGAAAGTTCAAGCCGAAGATCGTGCACAGGGAAGGCAAAGACGAAGCTGTttcaaaattaaaagtgaaattcgAGTGTATACCCAAGACAACTAACAGCATTGCAAAtgtcaaaaatcaaaagaattatgTTGGGTAGTTTGTAAGTAAACAATTTCCTTGGCATGAGTGATCGTGATTTGTAATTGTCATTCTTATTAGTGTATTTTTTGTAGACTACCCGGTATGCTGTCTTCAGGGACACAGCACATTCAAGTATCCACCTGGCATTTAAAAACCAATCAGCCTGCTTTTCTCATCACCTTTAAGAACACCTGGCATTCAGACGTGGCTTATCTGATGGCCGAAACAGCGGGTACGAACCTTCCTTCGTTTATAAATGTTTCATTCGAAGTATTGTATCCCAGAGATGATCTCCACTCGttcaagtcagtcagtcagtcagtccccTTTCCAGCAaagattagattatatatattatagtatatgaCACTGTTTCTTGTACTGGTATTTATTTTAGTAACTTCCATGAGCCATACTTCATTTCATGCCtacaaagattaaaagaaaactatggaaaCTAATCGGGTAATCCATGgacatgaattttttctttctatgttAATTTACGCTTATTTACTACAATTTTCTCTTGCCCCCTTTAACTGTCCCTTTATAGGAAATGACCGTCGCGTCATTCCTAGTCCAATCTGATAGAAGAAGTGCAGGTGGAAGACGTTAGGAAGCAAATTCTTATTACATTCGAGCTTTCATTGTAATCCTTTGTCCCCGAATCGGGGTTCATCGCCGAGTAAGTAATTTGGTTTGGATGACCTTGGATCATTACGCTTTGATGGTGCCATTCATATGTTCCAacaatgacaattattattattattattattattattattattattattattattattattattattatcaaaacttaGAAAACACAGGTATTTTAACACTCGAGAGGGCAAGCGCCGACCAAACTGGAACCAGTATTTCATCATTCAACGCCCAGCTGGGCACAATTATAAGGCGTTcttcatataataaaaactactgtccAGTACTCGGAAAATGCGAGTTTCTAAAACGTTTCCTTGTAAGGCTTTTATCTCTTCAGTCCTGAATTCACTTGAGAGGTTCTTTTACAATCTTGGCGGAGGTTCTTTTACAATCTTGGCGGTTGCATATTTGAAAgttataaaacaaacatttaaggAGCATCATGGTTCATAACTGGAAATCGGTCTATTCCAGTAATGAGCATCTCGTTGGCTTTATTATGTGCAGCAAAACTTTAGATTTTGGAAATGCCGAAATCAGTTTTTTCCCAGCAAAGGTAAATTTAATGATGGCAACGCGTTTTAtgatttactcacatttttacccgagacccttttttttttttttgcaaagactAGCAGACATGTTTGTTCCCCCTATTTTGCGAGAACCACTACATGCCAAATCCGGCTATACGATTACTCCAAACCAGTCTATACCGAAAGTTAAACAACACCATTATTACGGTAATCACTATAACACTCAGCCCTTGATATTCTTGCCCATAAAATTACACATTGTTTTTATGCGTTCCTTTTTGCTCTGAAGCCAAGGACAGTATGCTTGCCATATGAATTATATTTGCAAGGCAGTCGTTGTGCTTAACTATATTACTAATAACGAATATTTTACGGGAGTCAAGCTATTAACAGATTTTATGTTTACGGAGTGACCTTACGTAAAATGACTTTTTGCGCCATATTTTCCGAACTCGCAGTCCCCATTCACTGAACTTAAAAGCTGGAAACACGTAATCTGTTTTGACCGTTATAGACTTTTAGAGGGGGTTAAATGCTCTTTTATTAACAACCAACAACGGTCATTGCAAAAGCCTATAGTTGTCTCATTTCAAAATAGGCAAAAATTATAGGGTTCTAAAATTTATCAAATACTACGTTTAGACTTTGACATTGACACTTTGAGATTGACAAGAAAATGGCCTAATGTAGGACGTACCCAATTAGTTGACTTGGGCTCCCAAACAATCAATATACCGTGTAGTTAAGAGTTTTCGTAATCACTAAAGTCATGACATTCGCTACGGTTACAGTGAAATATTAGTCTAAACTTGTATATagctatttctatattttttaaagtttagtcGTAATAAGTTGTAAGTTACCAAATTTGTCAGTTTACCCAGTCAAATAGCATGGGTTTATCGCCCAACTTGAGACTAATGGCTTGCAATACAGTAGGCTATCAGTAATTCAAAACCTAAGGTGCTTATCCTCTGGGAACTGAAGCCAATCCTAATTCCATTCTCTAGCTATAACTGTATCAAGGCCTTAGGCAGGCTTAACTATGGTCCTCTGTAACAATTTTGCTAATTCTGAAAGAACCCCGCACGGAGATATTGgttattaatgatttatttttattgaaaagtacAGGAGAGGGTGTCTATACGCAGTAGAGGTGGGATAACTTAAGAAATTTACAGAAATAGTGTGAAAAATTTATCggcctatttttttatttttatttttgtttacgcAGAAAAGCTCCGCACTCCATTTTAGTGCCTTAAGCGGAggataaaaaatttcacattatTTCGATAAATTTCTCAAGCTATCTCACCTATACTGCAgcatatacacccttttctatattgttccgatataaaaaatgtcatcaaTAAACAATATCTCCTTGCGGAGCTCTTCCAGAGAACTACCACACTTCGGCTCACATTCACACTACTTTTGAAAACTCAGAAACAAGACTCGACCACTGTCCGTCGTACAGCTTACTTTCTTGTCATTTCACTTCTCATTTAAGAAACTTATAACCTGATGAACACAAACATGACGAGATAGAACTACCCTTACCATTTCTTAATGTCGAGGATCAGAGACGATGAGAGAACTCAGTTTTAAGCACTGAAACTGTAAACAAGAACTGAGGAACTCGGTAACGAATTGCTTTTTGTGGTTACTTTGgacttaatattttagaatcaCCATTCAAGACCAATGGTCTGAAGAGGTCATTagcttttattgttgtttgtagATTGTTTACGCTCATGATAACTGTCTTCAAAGGTTTTCCAAAGCCAAGGACATATTTTGGCCAGTCTTTAAAAGGTAAACATTTCAGTAGTACAAATCAGAGTTTGTTGTATTTAGccgtaaaaatattaaaagacggGCGGTATGAATGTCGCTAACAAGCGAAGAACTTAAATTCGAGTAGCTAAATTGTGGGTCATGTATGTAcgaaatttaagaattttaaagtAGAAAGAGATGAAGCTTTTTTTCAGAGGCTTATTTCGATTAGAATACTCAACTCCGAACTCACGgaccaccaaataaaaaaaatctttgattctTTTATCAATGTTGGGAGCGCTGATAGTTCTGCCCTTTCAGTTACACCTCGCACAGTTGATGACAATATATGTTCCTAAATTTTGCCAGCTGGGTCATCCCAGGAGTCACCTTTTGTTGCCTTAAATGCAAATCTTTGATGATCAGTATTTTTGCGGAGTTTTTAGCGTTTCGCTAAAAATTTCACCTTCTaggtgcataaaaaaaaacgcaaactggagaacaaatatattcgaAACCACACACAATTCTGCAGTGTCATGTTCTCTCTTTAGCGTCTCCAAACTGGTGTGTTATCATTCTAAGTTAAATATGGAGCTGTTACGAGGTCGGGAGGACACGGGTCATATAGGTGACAGATTACTGACGCCCAACATATTGAGTAAAAAACTTGATGGCGTACTCAGATCTTGGTTCTGCCTGTGCCTAGCCTGAACTTTATACCACAGCTGTCTCTCTTgggtcagttttttctttttgaaggttCGCTCAGATACCATTTCTATTGCATTTTATATCTGCCGATTATTTGCTTATTACCACctataagtttattattcaagtttAACTTCCATTTAGTAGTGTACATTTATTCCCATCTGGTGTTGTGTCGGGTTTTCGTTTTGTTCATATATAACGACTTTTGTTTATATCTGTAGAAGGTGGCCAGTCATTGATTAAGTACTTGTGATGAACGTTAAATATATTTAGAACAGATATTTTTCACCTGAAAGGACCCCTATGAATTGCCTTCTAACTGAAAaacttatatgtataaattatgagctgaggaggaagaaaatgaattaagattaagattttctttattaGAGAAAAACTGAATCTGTACAAAGAGACTGACGACATCAAATTCCATCATGCATTTAATTTTGCTCCGTTAATTTACAAAATTCCACTTCATGGACTCCGAAATGCTTGATTATTTTTATAGACAGAAGTGATTCGAAAGCTCTTGGTTCTTTGTTTGTCAGCAGCTGGGTTATATGTCATACAAAGGGTACGACTTTCGAgtataatgtatgaaaaaaataaaacacgtaaaCATGAAAAGATTAGTATAATTGTTAGGCGAACATATTAAACTAAGTATGCTGTCATTAACACGAATATATCAATGAGAAATCAACACCTGGTATGTTTTTTCATATTACTGCGCAATCAATTGAGGGCATTTTAGTGTCAGGCATATTCGTGATGCTAACAGAGTTGAAGCTAGCTGGCTAGCTTGAAAGGCATGGCTAACTCAAAGGATtttgtacaatcactcaaaaatgttttgcaacatgcttcaaaacttttcggacaacagcttataatagcgacatctgacGCTATTTGGCTACTcggttgtaagcgcatgaaacaactgaacactagttgtgggtccgagaaattacctgcagtttcccttaaacggggctttttctgatactgcttactgttgtcacactttatttaattaaaggatgttactataatacttcagaggtcatcgctgttcttatgttttaatattttcatctccaaccgccatcactatcgttgttttatctctttcatatgtgtgaactttgtagacataggcctacgactgttataagttgaactattagtcttattaacatcaacaaataagacttttgtaaaaatttgtttgcacattattattaatcaaattttttgaatgactaatccctATGTATATTgaaactagtgaaacttaatataaaatataccgaactagactaacagatttcgcgtctatttttgtaatatatagaatataatcacacacacatatacatgtatatagatatatatatatatatatatatatatatatatatatatatatatatatatatatatatatatatatatatatatataatgccgttatcatgtgtaattttcatttctttcattgctacttaggcctatcattttgatgcctcttatgaagttaactgaatatataacgcctatttttgtatctcctattatctaagtttctaaagaattaaaattagcaagaagttcaacgttaatttagttaatgctaaa contains the following coding sequences:
- the LOC136843649 gene encoding uncharacterized protein isoform X2, with the translated sequence MDEDVDVADNMLHRDASNNEPRLKKKLPLVDCPAKAEQPLTRYASASLASKINTITTHEVVSSTPSLAVSVKNAGRQKTSSSHKVTADNDSHSIDPGNNSVRAFPRCCKYSQILQRKHQRSASDGLITQGWKESKNNVELLDQESMNGCPPQETTLPATASVTSTTTNEIYRNKDARTTHSFSENKLTSGTIKRKLVSSLSNQRESPPSVESLRQKKNGLSPHSESRNLKKTANTAEISSKLANKCREIFPDEMNYFSKNFVYPVKEVNSFYNPPSSKHDNDIKNQNGSFISNSGNSPDSWESELDRSILREYVNESPFLKNKYFAQQTSGIIQYHDNTESQANLEKECLNFSFIDSDFNMINGPQKTMDFLAINSELEESVMDHDLSFRTVCLNSFENSDSLNQSATPTENQYPSNERLNMSNFTDIITPKAYITSVISNNETVQQNASMSNSSSLEVPDQGRRKSDVTDLIKKFNKMSGKRYSLCLDSNSGKWGSQHEYSEDNNQDSQNNSNRLHLSEEWPDTCRVGRRHSDVVLLTEKFRNMEKGNFLSSNYRLNRKAPEDFTHSHASHVDNHYISSPIGNDNETFCCKGTVFTTGNLQVSDDFRIERRDSDVALLIQKFSTMNIGRHSSHSSHSSATDSGEISPEHHNQSCAKQIMSIRSANNGTGTLEKARVHYRQLYPDELKYFTGEVAGTQSVPCIPQKFSKEKTRRGSSHSSHSSAMDFGEMSPEHYNQSCTKQIMPTRSGNNRTGIITIGRIRYRELYSDELKYFTGEVADVQSMPCNIQKFSKVNTTRRSSHSLCSNVMDSGEISPEHNNKPCTKQIMSTRSTNNGTGTLAIGRIRYRELYPDEFKYF
- the LOC136843649 gene encoding uncharacterized protein isoform X1, which encodes MKSNEDKWEKLASAPPTFNTIGGGLNLCIAQYMDEDVDVADNMLHRDASNNEPRLKKKLPLVDCPAKAEQPLTRYASASLASKINTITTHEVVSSTPSLAVSVKNAGRQKTSSSHKVTADNDSHSIDPGNNSVRAFPRCCKYSQILQRKHQRSASDGLITQGWKESKNNVELLDQESMNGCPPQETTLPATASVTSTTTNEIYRNKDARTTHSFSENKLTSGTIKRKLVSSLSNQRESPPSVESLRQKKNGLSPHSESRNLKKTANTAEISSKLANKCREIFPDEMNYFSKNFVYPVKEVNSFYNPPSSKHDNDIKNQNGSFISNSGNSPDSWESELDRSILREYVNESPFLKNKYFAQQTSGIIQYHDNTESQANLEKECLNFSFIDSDFNMINGPQKTMDFLAINSELEESVMDHDLSFRTVCLNSFENSDSLNQSATPTENQYPSNERLNMSNFTDIITPKAYITSVISNNETVQQNASMSNSSSLEVPDQGRRKSDVTDLIKKFNKMSGKRYSLCLDSNSGKWGSQHEYSEDNNQDSQNNSNRLHLSEEWPDTCRVGRRHSDVVLLTEKFRNMEKGNFLSSNYRLNRKAPEDFTHSHASHVDNHYISSPIGNDNETFCCKGTVFTTGNLQVSDDFRIERRDSDVALLIQKFSTMNIGRHSSHSSHSSATDSGEISPEHHNQSCAKQIMSIRSANNGTGTLEKARVHYRQLYPDELKYFTGEVAGTQSVPCIPQKFSKEKTRRGSSHSSHSSAMDFGEMSPEHYNQSCTKQIMPTRSGNNRTGIITIGRIRYRELYSDELKYFTGEVADVQSMPCNIQKFSKVNTTRRSSHSLCSNVMDSGEISPEHNNKPCTKQIMSTRSTNNGTGTLAIGRIRYRELYPDEFKYF